The Buteo buteo chromosome 6, bButBut1.hap1.1, whole genome shotgun sequence genomic interval CCATGTTTCACGTGATTTGCCTGCTATAGAAGGACTAGAGCAGCAAGTAAGCCATGTTAGGCAACTGCAGTATGTAGTGTCTCGCTGTTACTAATGCTTAATCCCATCTATACCCTTTGTCTAGGTGTGGCTTCAAATCTTACAAAGTTCTTTCCCTCAGGCTTTCCTACGGATGGTCTTGCCCCTGCAGTTTGGCAAGGAGGGGAGACAGAAGCCTTGGCACGGCTAGATAAACACTTGGAAAGAAAGGTAACCCCTGTTATTTAAGTGGCAATTCCTGCAGGTTGTGGctgcacatgaaaaatgttgAGCATTGGCCATTGTTCTGTTTCCCTGTTCTTCTTAGCGATGGTCGCAGCATTCACCTCTGGAAGGGATGTTTGGTATTGTTGGAGTACTGCTGTGATCTTGGGTTGTGTGTGGAGCAGGGAGCTCCTGGGCTTCCTCAGACCCAAAGAAGTAGAGCTGTATATTAATTATGCTGCTGTTTGAAGCACATAGGATTCTTTCCCTTGTTTCTACCCCTCCATTTCCTTTAGAGGAGTGCAAACTTGGAAACTCTCCTGTAAGTTGCTCAGTCCCTGCTGCACACTGCACACCGTCTCGTTTTTTCTTTAGCTGAGGTATTGGTGCGAGTACATGCTCATAAAAGAATGCCTTCCCCTTGTACATCAGCCTGTTAATATGTTGTCTCACTGGCTGGCATTCCTTGAGGCCCTTGCTGAAATACCCAGCTTTTTTCTGTGGGGCATATGTTCTTTGTTATTGTGCACAAAGCAAACAATTTCAAAGTAATGAAAATGCAGCTGCAGAGGCATGACTCAATTTTAAACAGTTTGTATCTTTTTAATGCTTGGTGTAGTTGTAGAGATCAAAGCATAAATTCTTGTGCTGAAGGGGGAATAAACTGTCAATGTAATACTCCACAAAGTTTGGGTTTCCCCAAATTTTCTTGTTTGGTGTGTGAAATGAGATAGACATACCTGGACATAAACAATGTCATTAGCATATGTCCCTAGGAGCTCTTAGGGTTATTAGCTCCTGCATGCAAAGCAAACTTAGTCCTTTTCCTGGCCCAAATGGCTAAGTGGTTTAAATCCTGGAGCAAAGGGTTTGCATTCCTTgaatggggggtgggggttgggaTTGCCCACTTGAGATCTCTCCTAGCAGTGGTTGGAAGTGAGTAGAAGAGACTGTGCTGTCAGACCTGAGTGGCCTTGCCACCTGCACAGAGGTGTGCCCTTAGTAGTGTCCCacaagtttggggtttttttggctcaTTTCTCCTGAATATGTCTAGGCATGGGTTGCAAATTACGAAAGACCAAGGATGAACGCCAATTCATTGCTGGCCAGCCCTACAGGACTCAGTCCCTACCTGCGTTTTGGCTGCTTGTCCTGCCGCTTGTTTTACTATCGTCTCTGGGAGCTGTATAAGAAGGTAAGACAAAAACGTTCATCTGGACAGCAGGCTGGTTTTGAGCGTAAATAGCATGGTGCTGGTTCCCAGACAGCGTGCCAGAACAGCTGCAAAAGTTACTATTGCCTCCCTTGTGTTTGACTGTTGGGCTAAGCTTGTTGCTACTACAGAAGATGCTCTTGGATGAGGAAAAGTGATTCTCCTGTATGTAGTGGAGCAGACCTTAAATCTGCTGATACCCTGTTCTTCAGCCTATGTGTCTCTTGTGTCAttgtcatgatttaaccccagccagcaactaagcaccacgcagccgcttacTCACCCCCGCCACACacctagtgggatggggaagaaaatcgggaaaagaagtaaaacttgtgggttgagataagaacggtttaatagaacagaaaagaagaaactaataatgataatactaataaaatgacagcagtaataataaaaaaattggaatgtacaaatgatgcacagtgcaattgctcacacCTGCCGATCAATGCCCAGGTAAtccccgagcagcaatccccccgcccccactccccccagctTATATACTAGaatgtgacatcacatggtatggaatacccctttggccactttgggtcagctgccctggctgtgtcctgtgccaatttcttgtgcccctccagctttctcgctggctgggcttgagaagctgaaaaatccttgactttagtctaaaccTTACttaggaacaactgaaaacatcactgttgtcaacattcttctcatactgaactcaaaacacagcactgtaccagctcctaggaagacaattaactctatcccagctgaaaccaggacagtcatGAGCAGTGTAGAGCTTTTTGCTGTTAGTTTTAGGTTGTTCCATGTCTCATTAGTGTACTACTGATTGAGCTAAAAGCAGTGCTCTAATTTCACCACCTGGGGTTTCTGGTAAAGGATGATCTGAAATTGAGCTCCTTTATGGCAGTTGTCAGTAACTGACTTGGGAATTGTATGGGTGCCCTACAGTTCAGCTTAATGAAGCCAGTCCTGCCCTGCTTGTGAATTCCCTTGTTCCCTCCTCCACAGGTGAAGCGGAACAGCACACCCCCCCTCTCTCTCTACGGACAGCTTCTGTGGCGGGAGTTTTTCTACACAGCAGCCACAAACAACCCGAAGTTTGATCGTATGGAGGGGAACCCCATCTGCATCCAAATCCCCTGGGACAGGAATCCTGAAGCCTTGGCAAAGTGGGCAGAGGGCAAGACAGGCTTCCCTTGGATTGATGCAATCATGACCCAACTGAGACAGGAAGGCTGGATCCATCATCTGGCCAGGCATGCGGTGGCCTGCTTCCTGACCAGGGGTGACCTCTGGATCAGCTGGGAGTCAGGAGTCAGGGTGAGTGTGGCATTTCCAGAGGCTTGCAGGAGGccataagaaaaacaaagtctcCCTGGCGCTCACTGCAAGGATGGGCACACAGGTATGGCTTTTGCTTCACATGTAAAAGTTGTGTGGAAAAGAGGATTTGCTGGCAGGCTCTTGACCTGCCAACAGCCTGACTTCTTTCTGCCTTCTACCGTGAGGCTCTGACAGTATCAAGAGTCTCCACTAACCATAACTAAATGTTAGTGGGACCCACTGGTAAATATGgcctggggttttgggggtttattttttgtagAAGTTCACTCAgtccatctgttttctttgcaagttCAATGCCACTTTATAACTGGACCTTTTTCCTCATTGTATAATCCATCACCGTGCCGGTCAGGGAACGCTCCATGCCTGTGAAATCTGAGTCTAGAGTCTCTCAAGGAAAGAGGTAAAAGACCCTCCTCTTGGGCCATCTGAAGGGACAGACAGCTGAACCTATCCGGTGTACATATTGCCCTATGCAAAAAAACTGGAGGCAGGGGCATCTTGTCACAAAGCTGATAAAGCAGAGCGTAGTTGAAAGTGTCATAGGGTCAGATGCTAAAAGCGCAGTGTCTGTGCATGGATGTGAGTGAGTTTCTGCTGAAACCTGTCTGCCTCTCAGTGGCAGTGTGCTCTGGGACCTTCAGAGGGGTTCTTCCTTCTTGCTGTGGTGCTTGTTCTTCTGTGCAGCATCTGCCTGCTTCCCACAGTTGGTGCTTTGCACTTGTTACACCTCCCAGGTTAGGATCAATACCCAAGGCTTGCTGCAACACTAGGTAGTGGTTTAGTGTGTAGCTGCATGAGAGATAAGCCAGCGCTTTATCAGCATGAGCAGACAGTGCCTCCCATTTTGAAATCATCAGGAAGTGAGATATATTGACCAGCCAACTGGCTTCAGCCAGCAGATCacctctttgctgctgctctggttCCTAGGGGCTGTTCTGACAGCTCAGTGCCTGCCATTTGAAATAGCATCTTGGGTCCTCCTGCCCCAAAGTCCAGCCTGGGGAAGCTCTCACTGCCTTTTCCTCCAATTGCTACAGGTATTTGACGAATTGTTGCTGGATGCAGATTTTAGCGTAAATGCAGGCAGCTGGATGTGGCTATCGTGCAGTGCGTTCTTCCAGCAGTTCTTTCACTGTTACTGCCCCGTGGGCTTCGGACGTCGCACAGACCCCAGTGGTGACTATGTTAAGTGAGTGATGTGACTGGagcttctttttcttgcttgcttcaTCTCTGAGCCTAAGTCGTTCAGTAGCTGACAGATGCATGGCACTTTCTGTGCATTGTGAATGCTGCATTGCTGCACTTTTAAGTGTTGCTTGTCCATCTTCTTACTTGTGTTGCAGGAGGTATCTGCCCAAACTAAAGGGTTTTCCCTCACGGTACATCTACGAACCATGGAATGCCCCAGAGTCTGTGCAGAAGGCAGCCAAGTGCATCATTGGGGTGGACTACCCCAAACCCATGGTGAACCACGCGGAGACCAGCCGACTGAACATCGAACGCATGAAGCAGATCTACCAGCAGCTCTCGCGCTATAGGGGACTCTGTAAGCACCAGCAGTTGCAAAAGATTGTATCTTTAATAGGAGATAAAATGGTAGGAAGAGGCGTCGTGATTTAGAATAGATAGCACTTGTCTCTCTGGCCAGTCCTTGCAAGAGGAAGCAGCCCCTGCCGAAGCTGCTCAATTGGTTTCCAGGGAGAGCTCCACTGAGCTCTtggacagctaagagcagagTTTGGTTAGTTTTGAGAGCTGGTGATGGCACAGCACCATCCATATGCCACCAATGGTCCATTcttcactttggaaaaaaaacctaggCAGAGCATCCTAAATAAATACGCTGCTAGATCACAGGGTCTGTCTGTGGCCAGCACTGGGTAAGCGCAGCTCTGAACTCATCCTGCTTTGGGATATGGATGTGCTGGTTGGTGATCGCTTCCTTGTGAAAGGCTTCTCCCACCCCaggtggtttttatttcttaactaTGATCCTCTTGCCTTTCCCTAGGTTTACTGGCATCAGTCCCTTCATGTGTGGAAGATCTCAGTGGCCCAGTCACAGACTCAGCttcagggcagggctgcagcaccaATACGGGTGAGTTGGAGCTATTTGTGTGCTTCTGAGATAGTTTCATGTCAACTTAAAGGCTACGAGCAGGAGAGAGAGATCCTTTTCTGATAAGAGGGTGTGTACCTAGGAAAACATAGATCCCATTCACCTTCCTTTAGGCTTTCTTCAGAAGTCCCCAGTGAGCCTTCATTCCTAAAAGGGCTGAAGAATAGGAGTTCATTAAAGTGAATCTTTTATTGCCTGTATGGGATCATATGCAGCCACTTAAGGGAGAAGTGCAGATCACTGTAGGGGCTAATCAGGTATAATTAAGCTGTCCTCCATCAGAGGGTACTCTTCTGTTTGTTCTGGGAGACTtaattattctgcttttaacaaatgtttttcaaaagttttcaAGGAGGCTGCGGCAACAtctttctgtgcttgtgtgctGCGTATTCTTCTTTCTCCCAGCTCCATAGCAGGTTAGGCTTGAGTGTACTTGTGAGATCTAAAGGCAGGGGAAACGTTGCAATGACTCTTCTTCCTCTACAGCGATGCGGCTGTCGCAAGCAGAGCAGGCTTCTCCAAAGCGCAAACATGAGGGAGCAGAAGAGCTGTGCACTGAAGAACTGTATAAACGAGCCAAAGTGACAGGTCTCCCCACTCCAGAGATCCCTGGCAAGAGTTTATGATTGTGAGTAGTCTCTGGTGTGATCTGGTCTAAACGACTTTGTTCTGGCAGCTAGCAAGGCTCAATCTTACTTGCTCCCTACCCTTTAATGCACAAAATGGACTTGCTTGTGGAGAGAGGCGGCTCCTAACTGTAATACCATAGCCCTGTAATTTGGCAGTGATCTGCCCTctggttgttttgcttttgcttgacAAGCTGTTAACTCAGTTGTCCAGCAGAGAGCAGTACCCTCTTGCTAGAACAATCACAGAGCACAGTTGTTCGCGGGTTTGCTTTATTTGaggctgcttctccttccacaGAGTGGGTTTGCAGCCAAATTTGAAGATGTGGTGAGGGTacaggctggaggaggggagcaaGCAGGTCCAATTGTCTGCCTGAAATGCTCCAGATCccaggagggaaggagctggtcACATGTTCTGCCAACTTTTCAATATCGGGGGAAGTCAAGGCAAAatctctcttttgctttctcctacAGCCAGCGACAAGCACCTTGCAACTGAAGAGTGAGAGTGCTGAAGAGGTGACCAGAAGAGGAGGGACTGCTGCCACAGAGAGACTGGAACTTGTGATCCACAACAGAAAATCTGGGGTCTCATATAAATGTGTAATTCCATTAGCTGCCACAAAAGGGCACTGCGTTATTTGTGCTTGGGAATATTTGGCTTTCTGGTCTCCAAAGAACCAAATATGTCTCTTCTCAGCCATGCCCAAAATCTGCCCACATATAAGGGGGCAAGACCCTTCTATCAGCTTGTTCCCTCTCAGgtgtatctttcttttctgacaaGGGCTCAGTGCATGTGACTTGATGCATTGACGTAGGGAGCAGCATCTGTGCATCTCGGAAACAGTGAACGTCCTTTCTCATTGCTGGTACTAGGCAGTGAGGTACGCTGATTACTTCAAATTATAGTAGGGGTTGAGAAGGAAGCTGCTACAATGTCAAAAATAGAGTACTCATTCTACAAGAGAACAGGAAAATCTCAGTATTTCTTTCATTAGGCTAGACTGACGGGGATGTAAATGCTCAGTAAATGAAGGTGGTACTCATGTGGGatggaaacaaaatgaaggaCAACTGTAGCACAAGAACAAAGAGATACAAACTGTCTGTACACTTGAAAGGCACTTAAAACTCCCTGCAAAAGAATCTCACTGCTGCAAGGTGAGCAATACTGCTGTTGCCTGGAACAGGCAGCTTCAGAGCAGTTTAACATCTGGGAGGGAGGGACTCTGAGAGAAGGAGGAATTGTTCAGAGAATAAGATCGTGCCTTGATATGAGTAAAGCAGTCTCCCAGAAGCTTGCTGGTCCAAATAATAAGGGAGCTACACCTGGGCCCTGCGCTCTACAGCATTTCCTTCCCTGAGTGAGAGCTCTCTCAAATGGAGTGACCAGTGTCTGCTGTGTAGCCTGTGGAGCGCCTCATACTGACAGGGGATGTATTACACATCAGCTCCTCGAAGTGAGTCTTCCTCGGGCTCAGTCTGTTGTCCATTCTGTGTGGATGTTTGCTCTTTCCTGTATTGGCATCTGTGTTCCACGTTTCTACACAGTATATTCCTGTAACCTCACACCCTGCACACTGCTCCTTCTTGCCATTCGCATTCACGCTGGTGCTTTGTAGTCTAGCAGGATGATTGCGTAGCTTCCCTGGCTCTTAACCATACACTTCTTGGCCTGGTCCTGTTACATGTTATTTCACCACAGTGCTGGCAGAGTGCCTCTACTTGCCTTCCCACCTAAGGGGGCAAGGGAGGGTAGTACTGCAGAAGAGCCTCTCTTCTGGCCGTTTTCAAGAGGGATTAGATCAAGTAGCTAATCCCATGCAATGGGCTGCTGTTggcactgttttcttttgctgtccaAAACCTTTCATCCATGCCTGGCACAGATAGTGTGGGGCTATATGTGAGTTTATGCAACTAACAGCTTGGGGAGCACAGGCGTTGTTTCCCACTCTGGCTGGGATAATCAGATTCAGTTTTGGAGGCTGTGTTTGGACCCAGAGCAATGGGGCTGTGAATAGAAACTGACTCAAGTGTATCTGGGAAACCTGAAGTGGTTGAATTGGGTCTGTGAGTTAATTTCTTGAATAGCTGAATAACCTTGCCTTCCCACTCATCTCCCTGGGGCATTGACCCTAGATTCCTTTTCCCAAGGGAATCCATTGGACAGACAGACCAAGTAAACGAGTCACTTTTCCTGCCCTTACTTTCTTCTAAACTACTATTCATAGAGTCTGCCTGGTGGATAACCCAGAAATCGACAGGTTTTGTCTCCTTCAGTCTGACCCAGACCTTACTCCCACTGTTTTGAGGGTAGAAggtataaagaaaaagagaccCGACCCCCCTGCCCTGACCTGTCTTCTGCTGCAGAgtgaaggaaggggaaaggcgTGCACTTTGTACACTTAGGTTACAGAAATTGTGACTTCTGTCATTTGGAGAGTTTCATGCTTACGCAGTGGTCTgtaaatatgacttttttttttttatatataaatgtcTTTAACCCTCTCTTTGCTGtcatccaaattattttttttcgTAAGTGGCATTTCTGGGGCTGGATCAATGGGGGTAAGGaaccaaggggaggggaggcaaaATTTCCTAAGTGATGTCTT includes:
- the CRY2 gene encoding cryptochrome-2 isoform X2; this encodes MDRFLLQSLEDLDNSLRKLNSRLFVVRGQPTDVFPRLFKEWGVTRLTFEYDSEPFGKERDAAIVKLAKEAGVEVVIENSHTLYDLDRIIELNGHKPPLTYKRFQAIISRMELPKKPVSTVISQQMETCKVDIQENHDDVYGVPSLEELGFPTDGLAPAVWQGGETEALARLDKHLERKAWVANYERPRMNANSLLASPTGLSPYLRFGCLSCRLFYYRLWELYKKVKRNSTPPLSLYGQLLWREFFYTAATNNPKFDRMEGNPICIQIPWDRNPEALAKWAEGKTGFPWIDAIMTQLRQEGWIHHLARHAVACFLTRGDLWISWESGVRVFDELLLDADFSVNAGSWMWLSCSAFFQQFFHCYCPVGFGRRTDPSGDYVKRYLPKLKGFPSRYIYEPWNAPESVQKAAKCIIGVDYPKPMVNHAETSRLNIERMKQIYQQLSRYRGLCLLASVPSCVEDLSGPVTDSASGQGCSTNTAMRLSQAEQASPKRKHEGAEELCTEELYKRAKVTGLPTPEIPGKSL
- the CRY2 gene encoding cryptochrome-2 isoform X1, which codes for MAAAALGPAPASASAPALCRSVHWFRRGLRLHDNPALQEALRDASSLRCIYILDPWFAASSAVGINRWRFLLQSLEDLDNSLRKLNSRLFVVRGQPTDVFPRLFKEWGVTRLTFEYDSEPFGKERDAAIVKLAKEAGVEVVIENSHTLYDLDRIIELNGHKPPLTYKRFQAIISRMELPKKPVSTVISQQMETCKVDIQENHDDVYGVPSLEELGFPTDGLAPAVWQGGETEALARLDKHLERKAWVANYERPRMNANSLLASPTGLSPYLRFGCLSCRLFYYRLWELYKKVKRNSTPPLSLYGQLLWREFFYTAATNNPKFDRMEGNPICIQIPWDRNPEALAKWAEGKTGFPWIDAIMTQLRQEGWIHHLARHAVACFLTRGDLWISWESGVRVFDELLLDADFSVNAGSWMWLSCSAFFQQFFHCYCPVGFGRRTDPSGDYVKRYLPKLKGFPSRYIYEPWNAPESVQKAAKCIIGVDYPKPMVNHAETSRLNIERMKQIYQQLSRYRGLCLLASVPSCVEDLSGPVTDSASGQGCSTNTAMRLSQAEQASPKRKHEGAEELCTEELYKRAKVTGLPTPEIPGKSL